In Pedobacter heparinus DSM 2366, the following are encoded in one genomic region:
- a CDS encoding DUF6528 family protein, whose protein sequence is MKNQHFETFLRSVAIVLMFFIALFTGSCSKDTQNNEVSNEQQTEIPNKKGTTTETAAVTSTCTSGCWIGAVNQASQQVELYDRWITNWDDPSALHWSWKPTTALGFTSTEVSQWYNPNDFKIRYVSAWGGNYIAAAAGGGLVAISAYPSGVKKWAAFVGSSSTTNLHGIELLPDGCVAVAVSTGDFIRVYKSSTGAATSATATLNDAHQVLWDPQYDCLWAVGANMLQKYAVNTTGATPVLTLLTTYTIPTSWAHALGAMYGDTDKLYVASNTNVYVFDKLAGTFTPAPGNLNMSHVKAISNNPAGVVIRTRPDGDKVPIPASPSPGASWTTSYVDYYTPTGTYVASGHKTGASFYRGFVYNTLYQ, encoded by the coding sequence ATGAAGAATCAACATTTCGAAACCTTCCTGAGGTCAGTAGCGATAGTTTTAATGTTCTTTATCGCTCTGTTTACTGGCTCCTGCAGCAAGGACACCCAAAATAATGAAGTTTCCAATGAGCAGCAGACAGAAATACCTAACAAAAAAGGTACTACAACAGAAACCGCTGCAGTAACATCTACCTGCACTTCTGGTTGTTGGATTGGTGCAGTAAACCAGGCCTCACAACAAGTGGAGCTTTACGACCGCTGGATCACCAACTGGGATGACCCTTCGGCATTACATTGGTCATGGAAGCCAACCACAGCTTTGGGGTTTACTTCAACTGAGGTCAGTCAATGGTATAACCCAAATGATTTTAAGATACGCTACGTTTCAGCCTGGGGCGGGAATTATATTGCAGCTGCTGCTGGAGGCGGATTGGTAGCCATCAGCGCTTACCCAAGTGGTGTAAAAAAGTGGGCAGCATTTGTAGGCAGCTCCTCAACCACTAATTTACATGGTATTGAATTGTTACCGGATGGTTGTGTGGCCGTTGCTGTTTCCACCGGAGATTTTATCAGAGTATATAAATCATCAACCGGTGCTGCTACCAGTGCTACCGCCACTTTAAACGATGCGCACCAGGTGTTGTGGGACCCTCAATATGATTGTTTGTGGGCCGTTGGAGCCAATATGTTGCAGAAATATGCTGTCAATACCACTGGGGCAACACCGGTGTTAACGCTTTTAACAACTTATACCATCCCAACAAGCTGGGCACATGCCCTTGGAGCAATGTACGGCGATACCGACAAACTGTATGTAGCAAGTAATACCAATGTATACGTGTTTGACAAGCTTGCCGGAACATTTACGCCAGCTCCTGGTAATTTGAATATGAGTCATGTAAAAGCTATAAGCAACAATCCTGCTGGTGTAGTCATCAGGACCCGTCCCGATGGCGATAAAGTGCCTATACCGGCATCGCCTAGTCCAGGGGCAAGCTGGACCACCAGCTATGTCGACTATTATACCCCTACAGGTACCTATGTTGCCTCCGGACATAAAACCGGTGCATCATTTTACAGAGGGTTTGTATACAATACCTTGTATCAATAA
- a CDS encoding DUF6528 family protein, whose product MKKNQKIIIGWSLILLMGLGTSCSRYESTEETQREAPKRQTSTASGVETVSPYISVGNLNTGKLEVYKYSWPDWNVAGAKEWSFAPTTALGFSATGSTYFNGPTDAKVRYNAAFSGATSVVAVTDNSWAGLVTWEGTTVRGTKLWGKYWTGTSPGIHSGEVLPNGNMALAAADENWVRVYNTSVSSGSNYAQFDIVFAHSVLWDPVYNRLWVNGKIGSEHVVTALIVGGTRTAPTLTEDSTYRSKLPGSWAHDLSPYYGDVDKLWASDNQGVHIFNKVTKQFAPAPGASNRIYVKGISNQTEGGVIVETKGENTYSTTVDFFNPTTGVAAGSRTVTNAVFYKGKVFTRAYQ is encoded by the coding sequence ATGAAAAAGAATCAAAAAATTATTATCGGCTGGTCGTTGATCTTGCTGATGGGCCTGGGTACTTCCTGCAGCCGCTACGAATCAACAGAGGAAACGCAACGCGAGGCTCCCAAAAGGCAAACTTCTACTGCATCCGGAGTTGAAACGGTATCTCCTTACATCTCAGTTGGTAACCTTAACACCGGTAAACTCGAAGTGTATAAGTATTCCTGGCCAGACTGGAATGTAGCGGGGGCAAAGGAGTGGTCGTTCGCTCCAACTACAGCTTTGGGTTTTTCGGCTACTGGCTCTACCTATTTTAATGGGCCAACGGACGCCAAAGTACGTTATAACGCAGCCTTTTCTGGCGCTACTTCGGTAGTGGCAGTTACAGATAACAGCTGGGCCGGCCTGGTAACATGGGAAGGAACCACTGTACGTGGCACAAAGTTATGGGGTAAATACTGGACCGGAACCAGCCCAGGTATACATTCTGGAGAAGTATTGCCCAACGGGAATATGGCCTTGGCAGCAGCAGATGAAAATTGGGTAAGGGTGTACAATACCAGTGTAAGTTCTGGGTCTAATTATGCCCAGTTTGATATTGTGTTTGCACACTCCGTACTTTGGGACCCGGTTTACAACCGTCTCTGGGTTAATGGAAAAATTGGTTCAGAGCATGTGGTAACTGCATTGATCGTAGGTGGTACCCGGACAGCACCAACTCTGACAGAAGACTCTACCTACAGAAGCAAATTGCCAGGGTCCTGGGCACATGATCTTTCCCCATATTACGGTGATGTGGATAAACTCTGGGCATCTGATAACCAAGGCGTGCATATTTTTAACAAGGTGACAAAACAATTTGCTCCCGCTCCCGGAGCCAGCAATCGTATCTACGTGAAGGGAATAAGCAATCAAACCGAGGGCGGGGTAATCGTCGAAACCAAGGGCGAAAATACTTACTCCACCACGGTCGACTTTTTTAATCCCACAACTGGTGTCGCAGCAGGTTCAAGAACCGTTACAAATGCAGTATTCTATAAAGGCAAAGTGTTTACACGTGCATATCAATAA
- a CDS encoding RagB/SusD family nutrient uptake outer membrane protein → MKSLHKNILSCFLALAGIFSLASCEKELDKTPESQLSDADFWNNTEDLKLAANYFYSYLPVIQDNINANWSDDGFANGGANAISDGSRTVPATSTDWSDNYKLIYNCNNLLEKSVRVKGDQKLIDRYRAEASFFRAFAYANLVKRFGDVPLILRTFDVSDTLNQAHRTPRQAVVDVIYTDLDFAAANLPASSALPAAEYGRITSGAALSLKARVALHEGTLKKFHGKGDPAKDLGIAVTASETVMKSGLYSIFRYAAKPDSSFYYLFQPANEAPVNKEAILVRLYGENLANPIAFHNFPAELGAGSNTTPTKALMDAYLYTDGLPQGKSPLQKTETTTLTQFENRDPRMGMTVFNKTHYYVTSFYLPTLTFAPTGYKVRKYFNTVDFIAKRSFVDNMTIRYAEILLIYAEAKFELNGSISDDDLNKSINLIRSRAKMPALTNAFVTANGLDMRNEIRRERRIELAVEGQHRYWDLIRWKTAEIELPKLILGARFFANEFEKATPKLDAQGYIIVQEAAKRKFNPERDYLWPLPTRDLGLNLSLTQNPRWQ, encoded by the coding sequence ATGAAATCATTACATAAGAATATACTTTCCTGCTTTCTGGCTTTGGCAGGAATATTTAGCCTGGCCTCCTGCGAAAAGGAACTGGATAAAACGCCGGAATCCCAGTTGTCGGATGCCGATTTCTGGAACAATACCGAAGACCTTAAGCTGGCTGCAAATTATTTTTATTCCTATCTTCCGGTCATTCAGGATAACATCAACGCCAACTGGTCTGACGACGGCTTTGCCAATGGCGGAGCGAATGCCATAAGTGATGGGTCGCGTACAGTACCTGCTACTTCGACCGACTGGTCGGATAATTATAAGCTGATCTATAACTGCAATAACCTGCTGGAAAAATCTGTGCGGGTAAAGGGCGACCAGAAACTTATAGACCGTTACCGGGCAGAGGCAAGTTTTTTCAGGGCTTTTGCTTATGCTAACCTGGTTAAGCGCTTTGGGGATGTACCGCTCATTCTTCGTACCTTTGATGTATCCGACACGCTGAACCAGGCACATCGGACCCCACGTCAGGCTGTGGTAGATGTTATTTATACTGATCTGGACTTTGCCGCGGCTAATCTGCCTGCTTCTTCTGCTTTGCCTGCTGCCGAATACGGTCGCATCACCTCGGGGGCTGCTCTGTCGCTTAAAGCCCGGGTTGCCTTGCATGAGGGTACGTTAAAAAAGTTTCATGGAAAAGGTGATCCGGCAAAGGATCTTGGGATCGCAGTTACTGCTTCTGAAACTGTAATGAAGTCTGGTCTGTACAGCATCTTTCGCTATGCAGCCAAGCCCGACAGTAGTTTTTATTACCTGTTCCAGCCCGCAAACGAGGCCCCGGTAAACAAAGAAGCCATACTGGTGCGCCTGTACGGAGAAAATCTTGCCAATCCCATTGCTTTTCACAATTTTCCGGCCGAATTGGGCGCAGGCAGTAACACTACGCCTACCAAAGCCCTTATGGATGCTTATCTATATACAGACGGGTTACCACAAGGTAAATCGCCCCTGCAGAAAACCGAGACCACTACACTTACCCAGTTCGAGAACCGCGATCCGCGCATGGGCATGACGGTATTCAATAAAACACATTATTATGTGACCAGCTTTTACCTTCCTACGCTTACTTTTGCACCTACCGGCTATAAGGTCCGTAAATATTTCAACACTGTCGATTTTATTGCCAAACGGTCATTCGTAGACAATATGACCATCCGCTACGCAGAAATATTGCTGATCTATGCAGAAGCTAAGTTTGAATTGAACGGAAGTATTTCAGACGATGATCTGAACAAGAGTATCAACCTGATCCGCAGCCGTGCAAAAATGCCTGCACTCACCAATGCCTTTGTAACTGCTAATGGCCTCGACATGCGGAACGAGATCCGGCGCGAACGGAGAATTGAGCTTGCAGTGGAAGGCCAGCACCGGTATTGGGACCTGATCCGTTGGAAAACCGCAGAGATCGAACTTCCTAAATTGATCCTCGGCGCCCGTTTTTTTGCAAACGAGTTTGAGAAGGCAACACCCAAGCTGGATGCCCAGGGATACATTATTGTACAGGAAGCAGCCAAACGTAAATTTAATCCGGAGCGGGATTATCTATGGCCCCTGCCAACGCGCGACCTTGGTTTGAACCTGAGCCTTACTCAGAATCCACGCTGGCAGTAA
- a CDS encoding TonB-dependent receptor, translating into MRLTTVILIASLIQVSAATFGQRVTLNQRNIPLESALKEIRRQSGFDFYYDGKAISKTQKVDVSITNVTVAEALKHILNGLKLNYQIDGKTVVIKTNEPSLIDNVANLFNAVDISGTVKDEKGSPIPGVVVTAKGSTVRTVTDNEGRFKLRVNDVNDILIFSYIGMQTREVSVGGNTRLDIVLKENIQNLSETVVVGYGTQKRQNLTGAISVIDSKMLTNRPVTNAIAALQGTAPGLTVTRGSGQPGKEGYGIQIRGLSSVNGNSPLYIIDGAPGTLANINPDDIESISVLKDAAAAAIYGARAAAGVILITTKAGVSGKTKIQYGSIIGLQRPTRLPERLHSWEEAEMANLSQSNAGLTLLWTDEQLQWMRDPDINYKINPSNPSVWDFYYDIDPIKEELKDISPSQQHNLSLSGGTDKNRYLLSLAYFNQEGIFKHSSTDKTNRFNARFNYTTRFSNKLSADIRLSYVKTRVLTPNRGTDGNNSLLYDIYRLRTLYPTYLPESDNTKYATISGDNVGALLREGGNNIATNHFFEPVFTLKADSLVKGLTLRAIYAPSLLTNNNTAISRTIPLYNRLGINNYMNNPNAYTDAYQMQSTNNAQLLADYDLKLGDRHTFHVLGGTAFEDYNYRRTTANARALVSNDLFTLGLGDPAQATNTQDIQTWALMSYFGRFNYNFDERFLFEFNMRYDGSSKLAPENRWQLFPSVSAAWRLNNENWFKNALPFFEEFKVRGSWGQLGNSNGVIGNYDYIGLIDKGPVYPFNNQINNSLYQNNLASPVKTWETVESSNVGLNIGMFKNRLTFSGDYYTKLNKNMLAPLQVSSTIGVTPSTYNIAKLKTWGWELSLGWQESIGSNLRYWVNGNLADDQNKILEYNGQSTIASGINTIIEGMPYNSIYGYRANGYFNTAQEVAASAFQNSRTGPGDIRYIDINGDNVISAGLGRVSDHGDLEYLGSTQPRLVFGLNGGFEWKGLDFSFFFQGVGKRDVLLNSHVIVPFTASYRQPWKIHQDYWTPENTDARFPRLYANDTQNLSNSTHWLANSAYIRLKNLQVGYTLPSSWTHKLKLEKVRVYFTGQDLWESTKMWYPYYDPESPYSADYIYPFYRTYSFGLNVNF; encoded by the coding sequence ATGCGACTAACCACCGTAATATTAATAGCATCCTTAATACAGGTCAGTGCAGCTACTTTTGGTCAGCGCGTTACGTTAAACCAGCGGAACATACCGCTTGAATCTGCATTGAAAGAAATAAGGAGACAAAGTGGATTTGACTTTTATTATGACGGTAAAGCCATTTCAAAAACTCAGAAAGTAGATGTTTCCATTACTAATGTAACAGTTGCTGAAGCATTGAAACATATTTTAAACGGATTGAAACTCAACTATCAGATTGATGGAAAAACGGTTGTCATAAAGACAAACGAACCCTCTTTAATAGACAATGTTGCCAATCTTTTTAATGCTGTTGATATCAGCGGAACTGTGAAGGATGAGAAAGGAAGCCCTATTCCCGGCGTAGTGGTCACCGCTAAAGGGAGCACTGTACGTACTGTTACAGACAATGAGGGCAGATTTAAGTTAAGAGTAAATGATGTGAACGATATCCTGATCTTTTCTTATATAGGTATGCAAACACGGGAAGTTAGCGTTGGGGGAAATACGCGACTGGATATCGTATTGAAAGAAAATATCCAGAACCTGAGTGAAACAGTTGTAGTCGGATATGGAACTCAGAAAAGACAAAACCTTACAGGTGCCATCTCTGTGATCGACAGCAAAATGCTGACAAACCGGCCGGTTACCAATGCGATTGCTGCCCTGCAGGGTACTGCGCCGGGTTTAACTGTTACCAGGGGTAGCGGGCAACCTGGAAAGGAAGGATATGGGATACAAATCCGTGGCCTTTCATCGGTAAATGGTAACAGTCCGCTGTACATTATTGATGGGGCACCGGGAACTTTGGCCAACATCAATCCGGATGATATTGAATCTATATCAGTTCTTAAAGACGCGGCAGCTGCCGCAATTTATGGTGCCCGTGCCGCAGCAGGGGTTATCCTGATTACAACAAAGGCCGGTGTCAGCGGTAAAACGAAGATCCAGTACGGGAGCATTATCGGTTTGCAGCGCCCTACCCGGCTACCAGAAAGGCTGCATTCCTGGGAAGAAGCTGAAATGGCCAACCTGTCACAGTCCAATGCAGGGCTTACCTTGCTCTGGACAGATGAGCAGCTGCAATGGATGCGAGATCCAGATATCAATTATAAGATCAATCCAAGCAACCCTTCAGTATGGGATTTTTATTATGACATCGATCCCATCAAAGAGGAGTTGAAGGATATTTCCCCGTCCCAGCAGCATAACCTGTCTCTTTCTGGCGGAACGGATAAAAACCGCTATTTACTTTCCCTGGCCTATTTTAACCAGGAAGGAATTTTTAAGCACAGTTCTACCGATAAAACCAATCGTTTTAACGCACGTTTTAATTATACTACCCGGTTCAGCAACAAACTGAGTGCGGATATCCGCCTCTCTTATGTTAAAACCCGGGTACTTACGCCTAACCGTGGTACGGATGGCAATAACTCCCTGTTGTATGATATATATCGGTTACGTACACTGTACCCAACCTATCTGCCAGAGAGCGATAATACCAAATATGCTACCATCAGTGGTGACAATGTTGGTGCATTGCTTAGAGAGGGAGGAAACAATATTGCCACCAATCATTTTTTTGAACCTGTTTTTACGCTTAAAGCCGATAGCCTGGTAAAGGGGCTCACACTCCGTGCCATTTATGCACCCAGTCTGCTTACCAACAACAATACAGCCATCAGTCGCACCATTCCATTGTATAACAGGTTGGGAATCAATAATTACATGAATAATCCCAATGCCTATACTGATGCCTACCAGATGCAGTCAACCAATAACGCCCAGTTACTGGCTGATTATGACCTTAAGCTTGGTGACCGTCATACTTTCCATGTATTGGGTGGTACGGCATTTGAGGATTACAATTATCGCCGTACCACAGCCAATGCCCGCGCCCTGGTGTCGAATGATCTGTTTACCCTCGGATTGGGCGATCCTGCGCAGGCTACAAATACCCAGGATATCCAGACCTGGGCACTGATGTCCTATTTTGGACGCTTTAATTACAATTTTGACGAGCGCTTTCTTTTTGAATTTAATATGCGATATGACGGAAGTTCAAAACTGGCACCTGAAAACAGATGGCAGCTATTTCCCTCAGTATCGGCCGCCTGGCGTTTGAACAATGAAAACTGGTTCAAAAATGCACTGCCATTTTTTGAGGAGTTCAAGGTCCGTGGATCATGGGGGCAGCTGGGTAACTCAAATGGGGTAATTGGTAATTATGATTATATCGGATTGATTGATAAAGGCCCTGTTTACCCTTTTAACAACCAGATCAACAACTCCCTGTACCAGAATAACCTAGCCTCGCCTGTAAAAACCTGGGAGACCGTAGAAAGCAGCAATGTCGGTCTTAACATAGGTATGTTTAAAAACCGTCTGACCTTCTCGGGCGATTATTATACCAAACTGAACAAAAACATGCTGGCGCCTTTACAGGTTTCGTCAACCATAGGGGTAACCCCCTCAACCTATAACATTGCCAAACTGAAAACCTGGGGTTGGGAATTGAGCCTGGGCTGGCAGGAAAGCATTGGTTCAAACCTGCGTTACTGGGTCAACGGTAACCTGGCCGACGACCAGAACAAGATACTGGAGTATAACGGCCAAAGCACTATAGCGAGCGGAATCAATACCATTATAGAGGGCATGCCTTATAATTCGATTTATGGATACAGGGCAAATGGCTATTTCAATACTGCACAGGAAGTCGCTGCATCGGCCTTCCAGAACTCCAGAACAGGTCCCGGAGACATTCGCTATATCGACATCAACGGCGACAATGTCATCTCGGCCGGGCTGGGCCGTGTAAGTGATCATGGCGATCTCGAATACCTTGGAAGTACACAGCCTCGCCTGGTATTCGGACTTAACGGTGGATTTGAATGGAAAGGACTGGATTTCTCCTTCTTCTTTCAGGGGGTAGGAAAACGTGATGTATTGCTGAACTCTCATGTCATTGTTCCTTTCACGGCCAGTTACCGTCAACCCTGGAAGATCCATCAGGATTACTGGACACCCGAAAATACCGATGCCCGTTTCCCAAGGCTGTATGCAAACGATACGCAGAACCTGTCCAATTCCACACATTGGCTGGCCAACAGTGCGTACATCCGCCTTAAAAATCTCCAGGTCGGATATACACTGCCTTCGTCATGGACGCACAAGCTAAAGCTCGAAAAGGTAAGGGTTTATTTTACGGGACAGGATCTATGGGAAAGTACCAAAATGTGGTATCCGTATTACGATCCGGAAAGTCCTTACTCGGCAGATTATATCTATCCTTTTTACCGTACCTACAGTTTTGGTCTGAATGTTAATTTTTAA
- a CDS encoding FecR family protein yields the protein MNQSIFHKQLLNRYVNNTATEAELEVIDELVRTGELDDMLMVHMLENWQAEEAVFESEITVSERKIKLWPRIVAVAAAAVAIVFGIWFYTTHPVFNHNADITGKNDIAPGKISATLTLANGRRIRLSNVGNGKLAREAGVTITKSGDGQLVYEIKGSLAEPDKMNTLSTTKGETYKVRLPDGSLVYLNAASSLTYSATLNQHGVRRVKLEGEGYFEISKDKAHPFVVESRGQEVEVLGTHFNVNAYADEPTIATTLLEGSVKVSAENKNQIIKPGEQAVNNGNSIQVSKADIESVIDWKAGDFSMNRVNFKTVMRKIARWYDVEVIYAPLFPEDIESGGWVSRNNKLSVVLKLIESSGQVHFKVEGKKIYVSVKDKSSAL from the coding sequence ATGAATCAAAGTATATTTCATAAACAACTGTTAAACCGGTACGTAAACAATACCGCTACTGAAGCCGAACTGGAAGTTATCGATGAGTTGGTACGTACAGGTGAACTCGATGATATGCTGATGGTCCACATGCTGGAAAACTGGCAGGCTGAAGAAGCTGTGTTTGAAAGTGAAATTACAGTTTCTGAACGCAAAATAAAACTATGGCCACGTATTGTAGCTGTTGCTGCTGCGGCTGTGGCTATCGTATTTGGGATTTGGTTTTACACCACTCACCCGGTATTTAACCATAATGCTGATATCACCGGTAAAAACGATATAGCTCCTGGCAAAATAAGCGCTACGCTGACTTTGGCAAATGGCAGGAGGATCAGGTTATCAAACGTGGGGAACGGAAAACTGGCGAGGGAAGCCGGTGTAACCATTACTAAATCCGGAGATGGGCAGTTGGTTTATGAAATTAAAGGATCGTTAGCTGAACCCGATAAGATGAATACTTTGTCTACAACCAAAGGAGAAACTTATAAGGTGCGTTTGCCCGATGGATCTTTGGTTTATTTAAACGCCGCTTCAAGTTTAACTTACTCTGCTACCTTGAATCAGCATGGGGTACGCAGAGTAAAACTTGAGGGCGAAGGTTATTTTGAAATTTCAAAAGATAAAGCACATCCTTTTGTGGTAGAAAGCAGGGGGCAGGAGGTAGAAGTTTTAGGTACACATTTTAATGTCAATGCCTATGCAGATGAACCAACGATTGCCACTACTTTGCTGGAAGGTTCAGTTAAAGTTTCTGCTGAAAATAAAAATCAAATTATAAAACCGGGTGAGCAGGCCGTCAATAATGGAAACTCCATTCAGGTAAGCAAAGCAGATATAGAGAGCGTTATCGACTGGAAAGCCGGTGATTTCTCTATGAACCGTGTGAACTTTAAAACGGTTATGCGGAAAATTGCAAGGTGGTATGATGTTGAAGTTATTTATGCCCCCTTGTTTCCTGAAGATATCGAATCCGGAGGTTGGGTGTCAAGAAATAATAAACTGTCGGTAGTACTTAAGCTTATTGAATCAAGCGGACAGGTGCATTTTAAAGTGGAAGGTAAAAAGATATACGTTTCAGTCAAGGATAAATCATCAGCTCTATAG
- a CDS encoding RNA polymerase sigma factor — translation MTIKTALENEIELLQQAAAGDANAFARLYNHYRSLVYRFIYKYLKSTQLTDDLTQEIFIKVWENKAALTDRQAFKSYLFTISRNHTFNFLKRAAIDTNAKSIILNNYTRPDSLEEDLQTKDYMEYLQSILATLTPQSREVFRLCRQEYKSYEEAAEILGISRSAVKKHMIKSMKTLGDAVKRDLGIPLGIFLAYMVR, via the coding sequence ATGACGATAAAAACAGCATTGGAAAATGAAATAGAACTGCTGCAGCAAGCCGCTGCCGGCGATGCCAATGCCTTTGCCCGATTGTATAACCATTACCGTTCGCTGGTGTACCGTTTCATTTACAAATACCTGAAATCGACGCAACTAACGGATGATCTTACCCAGGAAATATTTATCAAAGTGTGGGAAAATAAAGCAGCTTTAACAGACCGGCAGGCTTTTAAATCGTACTTGTTTACCATATCAAGGAACCATACTTTCAATTTTTTAAAGCGGGCGGCTATAGATACAAATGCTAAAAGTATAATCCTCAACAACTACACACGGCCCGATTCACTGGAAGAGGATTTGCAGACCAAAGATTACATGGAATATCTGCAAAGCATTCTTGCTACCCTTACACCCCAAAGCCGGGAAGTATTTCGCCTGTGCAGGCAGGAATACAAAAGTTATGAGGAAGCGGCCGAAATACTGGGCATATCGCGCAGCGCAGTTAAAAAACACATGATCAAAAGCATGAAAACTCTTGGAGATGCAGTTAAACGCGATTTGGGGATACCACTGGGCATTTTCCTGGCTTATATGGTTCGCTAG
- a CDS encoding RNA polymerase sigma-70 factor, whose translation MPYQQFTDEELAGLLKSGDHGAFTVIFDRFFGLLFVHACKTIADEEEAKDIVQELFETLWIRRETIAFEHSLSAYLYAAIRNKIINRIAHRQVEDKYISSLRDFIDRDNYLADYRLREKEMKRIVEQEISSLPTKMKEIFELSRRDYLSYKQIAVKLQISEHTVRTHVKKALRILKPKLSLITYLFFIHYLF comes from the coding sequence ATGCCTTATCAACAGTTTACCGATGAAGAATTGGCTGGTCTCCTGAAAAGTGGAGATCATGGGGCATTTACTGTTATTTTCGACCGGTTTTTCGGGCTTCTTTTTGTTCATGCCTGCAAAACAATTGCCGATGAGGAAGAGGCCAAAGATATTGTTCAGGAGCTTTTTGAAACCTTATGGATCCGTCGTGAAACCATAGCTTTTGAACATAGCTTATCGGCTTATTTATATGCGGCCATCAGAAACAAAATCATCAACCGGATAGCCCACAGACAGGTTGAAGACAAATACATCAGTTCGCTGCGCGACTTTATTGACCGGGACAACTACCTGGCCGATTACAGGCTAAGGGAAAAAGAGATGAAAAGGATTGTTGAGCAGGAAATCTCTTCTTTACCCACCAAAATGAAAGAGATTTTTGAACTGAGCAGGAGAGATTACCTTTCTTATAAACAAATAGCAGTTAAACTCCAGATTTCCGAACACACGGTTCGTACCCATGTTAAAAAGGCACTCAGAATCCTTAAACCCAAACTAAGCCTGATTACCTATCTGTTTTTTATTCATTATTTGTTTTAA